In bacterium, a single genomic region encodes these proteins:
- a CDS encoding electron transfer flavoprotein beta subunit/FixA family protein translates to YASLPGIMKAKTKPVETLKLSAEKGDAQPKLVYSNYRLPAEKPPGKMLQGDATTQVKELVRLLREEAKVL, encoded by the coding sequence TACGCCTCGCTACCCGGCATCATGAAGGCCAAGACCAAGCCGGTCGAAACCCTCAAGCTCAGCGCCGAGAAGGGCGACGCCCAACCCAAGCTGGTCTACAGCAACTACCGCCTGCCGGCCGAAAAGCCGCCGGGAAAGATGCTGCAAGGCGATGCCACCACCCAAGTCAAGGAACTCGTCCGCTTGCTCCGAGAAGAAGCGAAAGTCCTCTAA